A single window of Herpetosiphon gulosus DNA harbors:
- a CDS encoding class I SAM-dependent methyltransferase — translation MNNNDWYRYFAPRQVATLSVERQQADYAAAQLDLDFVLAQIGIGPNASILEIGCGWGRHSVALAERGFAHVLSIDIAPELLQAAQAFALQRGQACQFHQQDFIEIDAQPFDAIFSLYDRSCCGYPSEAADAQSLQHLANLLQPNGWLIFGINDWPFALPEASQRWAETEQGLELYEVIADRSAMTCTDRLTVLNSGQRTSYELTRRHYYVPELQRLLSNAGLRLISAWHCLDHNRPYGDGSNGLFIFAQRASNG, via the coding sequence ATGAACAACAACGATTGGTATCGCTATTTTGCGCCGCGCCAAGTTGCTACATTGAGCGTCGAACGCCAACAAGCCGATTATGCTGCCGCCCAGCTCGATCTCGATTTTGTGCTGGCTCAGATTGGCATTGGCCCAAACGCCAGCATTCTAGAAATTGGCTGCGGGTGGGGTCGGCATAGCGTGGCCTTGGCCGAACGTGGGTTTGCGCACGTTTTGAGCATCGACATTGCGCCCGAATTGCTGCAAGCGGCCCAAGCCTTTGCCCTGCAACGCGGCCAAGCTTGCCAATTCCACCAACAAGATTTTATTGAAATTGATGCGCAACCGTTCGATGCGATCTTCTCGTTGTATGACCGCAGTTGTTGTGGCTACCCCAGCGAGGCTGCTGATGCCCAAAGTTTGCAGCATTTAGCCAATTTGCTGCAACCCAATGGCTGGCTCATTTTTGGCATCAACGATTGGCCGTTTGCCTTGCCTGAAGCCAGTCAACGCTGGGCCGAAACTGAACAAGGCTTGGAGTTGTACGAGGTGATTGCTGATCGCAGCGCCATGACTTGTACCGATCGCTTGACCGTACTTAACTCGGGCCAACGCACCAGCTATGAATTGACGCGCCGCCATTATTACGTGCCCGAATTACAACGCTTGCTCAGCAATGCAGGCTTGCGTTTGATCAGCGCTTGGCATTGCTTAGATCACAATCGACCGTATGGCGATGGCAGTAATGGCCTGTTTATTTTCGCCCAGCGAGCGAGCAATGGCTAA
- the cbiB gene encoding adenosylcobinamide-phosphate synthase CbiB: protein MAKRALSGLLALACDALLPELPNQLHPVVWMGKWIKRGEQFAPNNEAVRLVWGAVWLGAGMGLSAGLVACIPKYPLAQALVAQSLLAYRALDRAVGEVQTALVANDLIEARRLLSWHLVSRDTAELSPSDVAAAAIESLAENLSDSVIAPLFWYLVAGLPGLAAYRMSNTFDAMWGYRNQRFEYLGKVAARCDDALNLIPARLTAGLLWLIAHGQRQRTWQIVWRDHGKTASPNAGWPMAAMAGALDTQLIKIDHYQLGDGLVQPDPALMQQARQLARRVIFLVVAGLVVGSIKEHRTKSIEHREWGAETKN, encoded by the coding sequence ATGGCTAAACGAGCGCTGAGTGGTTTATTAGCCTTGGCCTGCGATGCGCTCTTGCCTGAATTGCCCAATCAGCTGCATCCGGTGGTTTGGATGGGCAAATGGATCAAGCGGGGCGAGCAGTTCGCGCCCAATAACGAGGCTGTCCGTTTGGTTTGGGGCGCAGTTTGGCTCGGCGCGGGCATGGGCTTGAGTGCAGGCTTGGTAGCCTGTATCCCCAAATATCCACTGGCTCAAGCCTTGGTTGCCCAAAGCTTATTGGCCTATCGAGCGCTTGATCGGGCGGTGGGTGAAGTGCAAACAGCGCTCGTCGCCAACGATTTGATTGAAGCACGGCGCTTGTTAAGCTGGCATTTGGTCAGTCGCGATACAGCAGAGCTAAGCCCAAGCGACGTTGCCGCCGCCGCAATTGAATCGCTGGCCGAAAATCTTTCGGATAGCGTAATTGCCCCGTTGTTTTGGTATTTGGTGGCTGGTTTGCCAGGTTTGGCCGCCTATCGCATGAGCAATACTTTCGATGCGATGTGGGGCTATCGCAATCAACGGTTTGAATATCTTGGCAAAGTTGCCGCCCGTTGCGATGATGCACTCAATTTGATTCCAGCACGTTTGACTGCTGGCCTGCTTTGGCTGATTGCCCATGGCCAACGTCAACGCACTTGGCAGATAGTTTGGCGTGATCATGGCAAAACAGCCTCGCCCAATGCTGGTTGGCCAATGGCGGCTATGGCTGGGGCTTTAGATACCCAGTTGATCAAAATCGACCATTATCAACTAGGTGATGGTCTGGTTCAGCCTGACCCAGCTTTGATGCAACAAGCCCGCCAGTTAGCCCGCCGCGTGATTTTTCTGGTCGTGGCTGGTTTAGTTGTTGGGAGTATCAAAGAACATAGAACAAAGAGCATAGAACATAGGGAATGGGGAGCAGAAACTAAGAATTAG
- a CDS encoding cobalamin-binding protein, which yields MTKLRFSRFLSVFLLLSSLIACGAAENGITQAPATTVPATATTASAGVAPTAELTPTATSSVSYPLTIKDSLGREVTLLAAPSRIVSLAPSNTEILFAVGAGDALVGVTKYCNYPETAKSIDQIGGFSAKSISLETIVALKPDVVFSGDESQQTVIDALAQANIPVIAIKAETFEAVYQNINLIGQATNHPTEAAQVVADMQARIGAVTAKTSTLAAADKLSVFYEVYDEPLMTAGPQTFIGQMLELAGATNIFADVSEEYPEISAEEVVNRQPAVIIGPESHGDKLTIDLIAQRPGWGAIKAVKDGKIVVLNGDMLSRPGPRLADALEALSQALYPELFK from the coding sequence ATGACCAAGCTTCGATTTAGCCGATTTTTGAGCGTTTTTTTGTTATTAAGCAGTTTGATTGCGTGTGGCGCTGCCGAAAATGGCATTACCCAAGCGCCTGCCACAACTGTGCCCGCAACCGCAACAACTGCTAGCGCTGGCGTAGCCCCAACTGCCGAATTGACTCCAACTGCAACGAGTAGCGTCAGCTATCCCTTAACAATTAAAGATAGCCTTGGGCGTGAAGTTACCTTGCTAGCAGCACCTAGCCGGATCGTTTCGTTAGCGCCCTCGAACACCGAAATTCTGTTTGCGGTTGGCGCGGGCGATGCCTTGGTCGGTGTGACCAAATATTGTAATTACCCCGAAACTGCCAAAAGTATCGATCAAATTGGCGGCTTCTCGGCCAAATCGATCAGCCTCGAAACCATTGTTGCGCTCAAGCCCGATGTTGTATTTTCGGGCGATGAGAGCCAACAAACTGTGATCGATGCCTTAGCTCAAGCCAATATTCCAGTCATTGCGATCAAAGCTGAAACCTTCGAGGCCGTCTATCAAAATATTAATTTGATTGGTCAAGCGACTAATCATCCAACAGAAGCGGCCCAAGTTGTGGCTGATATGCAAGCTCGGATCGGCGCAGTAACCGCTAAAACTAGCACTCTGGCTGCTGCCGATAAATTAAGCGTCTTCTATGAGGTTTATGATGAGCCATTGATGACTGCTGGCCCGCAAACCTTTATCGGCCAAATGCTTGAACTGGCTGGAGCGACCAATATTTTTGCTGATGTTAGCGAAGAGTATCCCGAAATCAGTGCCGAAGAGGTCGTCAATCGGCAACCAGCGGTGATCATCGGGCCTGAATCACATGGTGATAAACTGACGATTGATCTGATCGCCCAACGCCCAGGCTGGGGCGCAATCAAGGCAGTCAAGGATGGCAAGATCGTCGTTTTGAATGGTGATATGCTTTCGCGGCCAGGCCCACGTTTGGCCGATGCCTTAGAAGCACTCAGCCAAGCCTTATATCCCGAATTGTTTAAATAA
- a CDS encoding iron ABC transporter permease, producing MARLISKPYWRDLLAFGGLLGLLFLTMVLSLGIGAVQFSPSEVLQAIIQPQHPSTNATAVTIVWDLRLARMLLAALIGAGLASAGAAFQGLFQNPLADPFAIGASGGAALGATLAIVLRIQWQWLGFSAVALCAFIGALLAVGVVYTIAEVGGQAPHTALLLAGAALSTMLSATVSLLLLMNEQPLYEVFAWLLGGLSGRSWDNLCSSLPFVVLGIAWLWLLARRIDALSCGDEVAQSLGLSLWRTRSAVIAAASITTAATVANGGIIGFVGLIAPHIARLLFGANHARLIPASGLVGAMLLVLADTTARTIAAPLELPVGILTAMLGGPFFLYLLKRSRGVMM from the coding sequence TTGGCACGATTAATATCCAAGCCCTATTGGCGCGATTTGCTGGCATTTGGTGGGCTACTTGGGTTGTTGTTCTTAACGATGGTGCTAAGCCTTGGCATCGGCGCGGTGCAATTTAGCCCCAGCGAAGTGCTACAAGCGATCATTCAGCCTCAGCATCCTAGCACCAATGCCACTGCTGTCACGATCGTTTGGGATTTGCGGCTGGCTCGCATGCTCTTGGCGGCCTTGATTGGCGCTGGTTTAGCAAGTGCCGGAGCGGCATTTCAGGGCTTATTTCAAAATCCCTTGGCTGATCCATTTGCTATCGGTGCATCGGGTGGGGCGGCCTTGGGCGCAACTTTAGCGATTGTGCTGCGAATTCAGTGGCAATGGCTGGGGTTTAGTGCGGTTGCCCTGTGTGCCTTTATTGGTGCTTTATTGGCGGTTGGGGTGGTGTATACGATTGCCGAAGTTGGTGGACAAGCACCACACACGGCCTTGCTCTTGGCGGGAGCAGCGCTCAGCACCATGCTTTCGGCCACCGTTTCGTTATTGTTATTGATGAACGAGCAACCGTTGTATGAGGTGTTTGCCTGGTTGCTAGGCGGTTTATCAGGCCGTAGCTGGGATAATTTGTGCAGCAGCTTGCCGTTTGTGGTACTAGGTATTGCGTGGCTTTGGCTGCTAGCACGGCGAATCGATGCCCTCAGTTGTGGCGATGAAGTGGCCCAAAGTTTGGGCTTATCGCTGTGGCGTACTCGTAGCGCCGTGATTGCCGCCGCCAGCATCACGACTGCCGCAACCGTCGCCAATGGCGGCATTATTGGCTTTGTTGGTTTGATTGCGCCGCACATTGCCCGCTTGCTGTTTGGAGCCAACCATGCCCGTTTGATTCCTGCCAGCGGTTTAGTTGGGGCGATGTTGTTGGTGCTGGCTGATACAACGGCCCGCACAATCGCCGCACCCTTGGAATTACCGGTTGGCATTTTGACTGCCATGCTCGGCGGCCCATTCTTTTTGTATCTGCTCAAGCGGTCGCGAGGAGTCATGATGTAG